One genomic region from Amaranthus tricolor cultivar Red isolate AtriRed21 chromosome 12, ASM2621246v1, whole genome shotgun sequence encodes:
- the LOC130828114 gene encoding uncharacterized protein LOC130828114 isoform X2 → MAMAFESRNLFAAIDMGTNSFKLQIIHFEPTVSKLTTLQTHSEAVGLGRNPLSSSQPLISPDSQFRAIEVLLKFQSILRSQNVTRIRVVGTSAIREASNRDIFLNEVKKKLGFDFHVNILSGVEEARLIYLGVLQFLPIYDKRVLTLDIGGGSTEFVVGNYGRVLFADSIRLGHLTLTQKFGENDLVGLKGYIREVIEASGLVGKVKNLGFEVAVGSSGTILAIEKAIWSDYGSGGEKREVLKNCGRSRRKNWWFSWEELKGLVEGLCGVRARFSQNEKAKRDEFFGKRSEFIVAGAVLLDEILELFGINEMMVSGYALGEGVVAENVSEDCLGSNLYVNEAWKSVKRLAMRFNGKDRMKNCAECLAIAKVIFRGLRKNKKFVDDRFAVDICLNDKDLEYLEAACMLHNVGLYFGKKGYHKRSYSIVMSELDGYSIVENQLIAQLARYHRKKFPNIELISLQGVSKEKFGIICSILRISVIIQKHTQLELREISFDDSSEGFVLFFVMKGGQPMLLEPEMLLLAKDLEGKIAIEAKLFEAVFHQKLLVVTHMGC, encoded by the exons ATGGCGATGGCATTTGAATCCAGAAACCTATTTGCAGCCATTGACATGGGAACAAACTCCTTCAAACTTCAAATTATCCACTTCGAACCTACCGTATCTAAACTCACCACTCTCCAAACCCATTCTGAAGCTGTCGGGTTAGGGCGTAATCCATTGTCATCATCACAACCATTAATATCTCCTGATTCCCAGTTCCGGGCAATTGAAGTGCTATTGAAATTTCAGTCAATTTTGCGATCACAGAATGTGACTCGAATCAGGGTAGTTGGTACATCAGCCATTAGAGAGGCTAGCAATAGGGATATCTTTTTAAATGAGGTGAAGAAAAAGTTAGGTTTTGATTTTCATGTGAATATATTATCTGGTGTAGAAGAAGCTAGGTTAATTTATCTTGGGGTACTTCAATTTCTGCCTATTTATGATAAAAGGGTTTTAACATTGGATATTGGAGGTGGGTCTACTGAATTTGTTGTTGGAAATTATGGTAGGGTTCTTTTTGCTGATTCAATAAGATTAGGTCATTTGACATTGACCCAGAAATTTGGGGAGAATGATTTAGTTGGATTGAAGGGTTATATTCGTGAGGTCATTGAAGCATCTGGGTTGGTTGGGAAGGTTAAAAATTTGGGTTTTGAGGTTGCAGTTGGATCATCTGGGACGATTTTGGCAATTGAGAAGGCGATATGGAGTGATTATGGAAGTGGTGGCGAAAAGAGGGAGGTTTTGAAGAATTGTGGACGGAGCAGGAGGAAGAATTGGTGGTTTAGTTGGGAAGAATTGAAGGGTCTTGTAGAGGGACTGTGTGGGGTTAGGGCTAGGTTTAGTCAAAATGAGAAAGCTAAGAGAGATGAGTTTTTTGGTAAAAGGTCTGAGTTCATTGTGGCGGGAGCGGTCCTTTTGGATGAAATACTAGAGTTGTTTGGGATCAATGAGATGATGGTTTCTGGTTACGCATTGGGCGAGGGTGTGGTGGCAGAAAATGTTTCGGAGGATTGTCTGGGCTCTAATTTGTATGTCAATGAGGCATGGAAATCCGTTAAGAGGCTTGCCATGAGGTTTAATGGAAAAGATAGGATGAAAAATTGTGCAGAGTGTTTGGCTATTGCTAAG GTGATATTTAGAGGTTTGAGGAAGAACAAGAAGTTTGTAGACGATCGTTTTGCTGTTGATATTTGTCTGAATGATAAGGATCTCGAGTATCTTGAAGCTGCTTGCATGCTTCACAATGTTGGTCTCTATTTTGGGAAAAAGGGCTACCATAAGCGATCCTATAGTATTGTCATG AGTGAACTTGATGGTTACTCTATTGTGGAGAATCAG tTGATAGCTCAACTTGCTAGATATCACCGAAAGAAGTTCCCTAACATTGAATTGATTTCTCTCCAAGGAGTCTCTAAGGAG AAATTTGGAATTATTTGCTCCATTCTACGCATATCAGTCATCATCCAGAAACACACTCAATTGGAACTCAGAGAAATCAGTTTTGACGATTCTAGCGAAGGTTTTGTCTTG TTTTTCGTAATGAAAGGAGGCCAGCCTATGCTTCTGGAACCAGAGATGCTATTATTAGCCAAGGACTTAGAGGGAAAAATAGCGATAGAAGCAAAGCTTTTTGAAGCG GTCTTCCATCAGAAGTTATTGGTTGTAACTCATATGGGATGTTAA
- the LOC130828114 gene encoding uncharacterized protein LOC130828114 isoform X1: protein MAMAFESRNLFAAIDMGTNSFKLQIIHFEPTVSKLTTLQTHSEAVGLGRNPLSSSQPLISPDSQFRAIEVLLKFQSILRSQNVTRIRVVGTSAIREASNRDIFLNEVKKKLGFDFHVNILSGVEEARLIYLGVLQFLPIYDKRVLTLDIGGGSTEFVVGNYGRVLFADSIRLGHLTLTQKFGENDLVGLKGYIREVIEASGLVGKVKNLGFEVAVGSSGTILAIEKAIWSDYGSGGEKREVLKNCGRSRRKNWWFSWEELKGLVEGLCGVRARFSQNEKAKRDEFFGKRSEFIVAGAVLLDEILELFGINEMMVSGYALGEGVVAENVSEDCLGSNLYVNEAWKSVKRLAMRFNGKDRMKNCAECLAIAKVIFRGLRKNKKFVDDRFAVDICLNDKDLEYLEAACMLHNVGLYFGKKGYHKRSYSIVMEQSELDGYSIVENQLIAQLARYHRKKFPNIELISLQGVSKEKFGIICSILRISVIIQKHTQLELREISFDDSSEGFVLFFVMKGGQPMLLEPEMLLLAKDLEGKIAIEAKLFEAVFHQKLLVVTHMGC from the exons ATGGCGATGGCATTTGAATCCAGAAACCTATTTGCAGCCATTGACATGGGAACAAACTCCTTCAAACTTCAAATTATCCACTTCGAACCTACCGTATCTAAACTCACCACTCTCCAAACCCATTCTGAAGCTGTCGGGTTAGGGCGTAATCCATTGTCATCATCACAACCATTAATATCTCCTGATTCCCAGTTCCGGGCAATTGAAGTGCTATTGAAATTTCAGTCAATTTTGCGATCACAGAATGTGACTCGAATCAGGGTAGTTGGTACATCAGCCATTAGAGAGGCTAGCAATAGGGATATCTTTTTAAATGAGGTGAAGAAAAAGTTAGGTTTTGATTTTCATGTGAATATATTATCTGGTGTAGAAGAAGCTAGGTTAATTTATCTTGGGGTACTTCAATTTCTGCCTATTTATGATAAAAGGGTTTTAACATTGGATATTGGAGGTGGGTCTACTGAATTTGTTGTTGGAAATTATGGTAGGGTTCTTTTTGCTGATTCAATAAGATTAGGTCATTTGACATTGACCCAGAAATTTGGGGAGAATGATTTAGTTGGATTGAAGGGTTATATTCGTGAGGTCATTGAAGCATCTGGGTTGGTTGGGAAGGTTAAAAATTTGGGTTTTGAGGTTGCAGTTGGATCATCTGGGACGATTTTGGCAATTGAGAAGGCGATATGGAGTGATTATGGAAGTGGTGGCGAAAAGAGGGAGGTTTTGAAGAATTGTGGACGGAGCAGGAGGAAGAATTGGTGGTTTAGTTGGGAAGAATTGAAGGGTCTTGTAGAGGGACTGTGTGGGGTTAGGGCTAGGTTTAGTCAAAATGAGAAAGCTAAGAGAGATGAGTTTTTTGGTAAAAGGTCTGAGTTCATTGTGGCGGGAGCGGTCCTTTTGGATGAAATACTAGAGTTGTTTGGGATCAATGAGATGATGGTTTCTGGTTACGCATTGGGCGAGGGTGTGGTGGCAGAAAATGTTTCGGAGGATTGTCTGGGCTCTAATTTGTATGTCAATGAGGCATGGAAATCCGTTAAGAGGCTTGCCATGAGGTTTAATGGAAAAGATAGGATGAAAAATTGTGCAGAGTGTTTGGCTATTGCTAAG GTGATATTTAGAGGTTTGAGGAAGAACAAGAAGTTTGTAGACGATCGTTTTGCTGTTGATATTTGTCTGAATGATAAGGATCTCGAGTATCTTGAAGCTGCTTGCATGCTTCACAATGTTGGTCTCTATTTTGGGAAAAAGGGCTACCATAAGCGATCCTATAGTATTGTCATG GAACAGAGTGAACTTGATGGTTACTCTATTGTGGAGAATCAG tTGATAGCTCAACTTGCTAGATATCACCGAAAGAAGTTCCCTAACATTGAATTGATTTCTCTCCAAGGAGTCTCTAAGGAG AAATTTGGAATTATTTGCTCCATTCTACGCATATCAGTCATCATCCAGAAACACACTCAATTGGAACTCAGAGAAATCAGTTTTGACGATTCTAGCGAAGGTTTTGTCTTG TTTTTCGTAATGAAAGGAGGCCAGCCTATGCTTCTGGAACCAGAGATGCTATTATTAGCCAAGGACTTAGAGGGAAAAATAGCGATAGAAGCAAAGCTTTTTGAAGCG GTCTTCCATCAGAAGTTATTGGTTGTAACTCATATGGGATGTTAA
- the LOC130828114 gene encoding uncharacterized protein LOC130828114 isoform X4: MAMAFESRNLFAAIDMGTNSFKLQIIHFEPTVSKLTTLQTHSEAVGLGRNPLSSSQPLISPDSQFRAIEVLLKFQSILRSQNVTRIRVVGTSAIREASNRDIFLNEVKKKLGFDFHVNILSGVEEARLIYLGVLQFLPIYDKRVLTLDIGGGSTEFVVGNYGRVLFADSIRLGHLTLTQKFGENDLVGLKGYIREVIEASGLVGKVKNLGFEVAVGSSGTILAIEKAIWSDYGSGGEKREVLKNCGRSRRKNWWFSWEELKGLVEGLCGVRARFSQNEKAKRDEFFGKRSEFIVAGAVLLDEILELFGINEMMVSGYALGEGVVAENVSEDCLGSNLYVNEAWKSVKRLAMRFNGKDRMKNCAECLAIAKVIFRGLRKNKKFVDDRFAVDICLNDKDLEYLEAACMLHNVGLYFGKKGYHKRSYSIVMSELDGYSIVENQLNLLDITERSSLTLN; the protein is encoded by the exons ATGGCGATGGCATTTGAATCCAGAAACCTATTTGCAGCCATTGACATGGGAACAAACTCCTTCAAACTTCAAATTATCCACTTCGAACCTACCGTATCTAAACTCACCACTCTCCAAACCCATTCTGAAGCTGTCGGGTTAGGGCGTAATCCATTGTCATCATCACAACCATTAATATCTCCTGATTCCCAGTTCCGGGCAATTGAAGTGCTATTGAAATTTCAGTCAATTTTGCGATCACAGAATGTGACTCGAATCAGGGTAGTTGGTACATCAGCCATTAGAGAGGCTAGCAATAGGGATATCTTTTTAAATGAGGTGAAGAAAAAGTTAGGTTTTGATTTTCATGTGAATATATTATCTGGTGTAGAAGAAGCTAGGTTAATTTATCTTGGGGTACTTCAATTTCTGCCTATTTATGATAAAAGGGTTTTAACATTGGATATTGGAGGTGGGTCTACTGAATTTGTTGTTGGAAATTATGGTAGGGTTCTTTTTGCTGATTCAATAAGATTAGGTCATTTGACATTGACCCAGAAATTTGGGGAGAATGATTTAGTTGGATTGAAGGGTTATATTCGTGAGGTCATTGAAGCATCTGGGTTGGTTGGGAAGGTTAAAAATTTGGGTTTTGAGGTTGCAGTTGGATCATCTGGGACGATTTTGGCAATTGAGAAGGCGATATGGAGTGATTATGGAAGTGGTGGCGAAAAGAGGGAGGTTTTGAAGAATTGTGGACGGAGCAGGAGGAAGAATTGGTGGTTTAGTTGGGAAGAATTGAAGGGTCTTGTAGAGGGACTGTGTGGGGTTAGGGCTAGGTTTAGTCAAAATGAGAAAGCTAAGAGAGATGAGTTTTTTGGTAAAAGGTCTGAGTTCATTGTGGCGGGAGCGGTCCTTTTGGATGAAATACTAGAGTTGTTTGGGATCAATGAGATGATGGTTTCTGGTTACGCATTGGGCGAGGGTGTGGTGGCAGAAAATGTTTCGGAGGATTGTCTGGGCTCTAATTTGTATGTCAATGAGGCATGGAAATCCGTTAAGAGGCTTGCCATGAGGTTTAATGGAAAAGATAGGATGAAAAATTGTGCAGAGTGTTTGGCTATTGCTAAG GTGATATTTAGAGGTTTGAGGAAGAACAAGAAGTTTGTAGACGATCGTTTTGCTGTTGATATTTGTCTGAATGATAAGGATCTCGAGTATCTTGAAGCTGCTTGCATGCTTCACAATGTTGGTCTCTATTTTGGGAAAAAGGGCTACCATAAGCGATCCTATAGTATTGTCATG AGTGAACTTGATGGTTACTCTATTGTGGAGAATCAG CTCAACTTGCTAGATATCACCGAAAGAAGTTCCCTAACATTGAATTGA
- the LOC130828114 gene encoding uncharacterized protein LOC130828114 isoform X6, with protein MAMAFESRNLFAAIDMGTNSFKLQIIHFEPTVSKLTTLQTHSEAVGLGRNPLSSSQPLISPDSQFRAIEVLLKFQSILRSQNVTRIRVVGTSAIREASNRDIFLNEVKKKLGFDFHVNILSGVEEARLIYLGVLQFLPIYDKRVLTLDIGGGSTEFVVGNYGRVLFADSIRLGHLTLTQKFGENDLVGLKGYIREVIEASGLVGKVKNLGFEVAVGSSGTILAIEKAIWSDYGSGGEKREVLKNCGRSRRKNWWFSWEELKGLVEGLCGVRARFSQNEKAKRDEFFGKRSEFIVAGAVLLDEILELFGINEMMVSGYALGEGVVAENVSEDCLGSNLYVNEAWKSVKRLAMRFNGKDRMKNCAECLAIAKVIFRGLRKNKKFVDDRFAVDICLNDKDLEYLEAACMLHNVGLYFGKKGYHKRSYSIVMSELDGYSIVENQISPKEVP; from the exons ATGGCGATGGCATTTGAATCCAGAAACCTATTTGCAGCCATTGACATGGGAACAAACTCCTTCAAACTTCAAATTATCCACTTCGAACCTACCGTATCTAAACTCACCACTCTCCAAACCCATTCTGAAGCTGTCGGGTTAGGGCGTAATCCATTGTCATCATCACAACCATTAATATCTCCTGATTCCCAGTTCCGGGCAATTGAAGTGCTATTGAAATTTCAGTCAATTTTGCGATCACAGAATGTGACTCGAATCAGGGTAGTTGGTACATCAGCCATTAGAGAGGCTAGCAATAGGGATATCTTTTTAAATGAGGTGAAGAAAAAGTTAGGTTTTGATTTTCATGTGAATATATTATCTGGTGTAGAAGAAGCTAGGTTAATTTATCTTGGGGTACTTCAATTTCTGCCTATTTATGATAAAAGGGTTTTAACATTGGATATTGGAGGTGGGTCTACTGAATTTGTTGTTGGAAATTATGGTAGGGTTCTTTTTGCTGATTCAATAAGATTAGGTCATTTGACATTGACCCAGAAATTTGGGGAGAATGATTTAGTTGGATTGAAGGGTTATATTCGTGAGGTCATTGAAGCATCTGGGTTGGTTGGGAAGGTTAAAAATTTGGGTTTTGAGGTTGCAGTTGGATCATCTGGGACGATTTTGGCAATTGAGAAGGCGATATGGAGTGATTATGGAAGTGGTGGCGAAAAGAGGGAGGTTTTGAAGAATTGTGGACGGAGCAGGAGGAAGAATTGGTGGTTTAGTTGGGAAGAATTGAAGGGTCTTGTAGAGGGACTGTGTGGGGTTAGGGCTAGGTTTAGTCAAAATGAGAAAGCTAAGAGAGATGAGTTTTTTGGTAAAAGGTCTGAGTTCATTGTGGCGGGAGCGGTCCTTTTGGATGAAATACTAGAGTTGTTTGGGATCAATGAGATGATGGTTTCTGGTTACGCATTGGGCGAGGGTGTGGTGGCAGAAAATGTTTCGGAGGATTGTCTGGGCTCTAATTTGTATGTCAATGAGGCATGGAAATCCGTTAAGAGGCTTGCCATGAGGTTTAATGGAAAAGATAGGATGAAAAATTGTGCAGAGTGTTTGGCTATTGCTAAG GTGATATTTAGAGGTTTGAGGAAGAACAAGAAGTTTGTAGACGATCGTTTTGCTGTTGATATTTGTCTGAATGATAAGGATCTCGAGTATCTTGAAGCTGCTTGCATGCTTCACAATGTTGGTCTCTATTTTGGGAAAAAGGGCTACCATAAGCGATCCTATAGTATTGTCATG AGTGAACTTGATGGTTACTCTATTGTGGAGAATCAG ATATCACCGAAAGAAGTTCCCTAA
- the LOC130828114 gene encoding uncharacterized protein LOC130828114 isoform X3 has product MAMAFESRNLFAAIDMGTNSFKLQIIHFEPTVSKLTTLQTHSEAVGLGRNPLSSSQPLISPDSQFRAIEVLLKFQSILRSQNVTRIRVVGTSAIREASNRDIFLNEVKKKLGFDFHVNILSGVEEARLIYLGVLQFLPIYDKRVLTLDIGGGSTEFVVGNYGRVLFADSIRLGHLTLTQKFGENDLVGLKGYIREVIEASGLVGKVKNLGFEVAVGSSGTILAIEKAIWSDYGSGGEKREVLKNCGRSRRKNWWFSWEELKGLVEGLCGVRARFSQNEKAKRDEFFGKRSEFIVAGAVLLDEILELFGINEMMVSGYALGEGVVAENVSEDCLGSNLYVNEAWKSVKRLAMRFNGKDRMKNCAECLAIAKVIFRGLRKNKKFVDDRFAVDICLNDKDLEYLEAACMLHNVGLYFGKKGYHKRSYSIVMEQSELDGYSIVENQLNLLDITERSSLTLN; this is encoded by the exons ATGGCGATGGCATTTGAATCCAGAAACCTATTTGCAGCCATTGACATGGGAACAAACTCCTTCAAACTTCAAATTATCCACTTCGAACCTACCGTATCTAAACTCACCACTCTCCAAACCCATTCTGAAGCTGTCGGGTTAGGGCGTAATCCATTGTCATCATCACAACCATTAATATCTCCTGATTCCCAGTTCCGGGCAATTGAAGTGCTATTGAAATTTCAGTCAATTTTGCGATCACAGAATGTGACTCGAATCAGGGTAGTTGGTACATCAGCCATTAGAGAGGCTAGCAATAGGGATATCTTTTTAAATGAGGTGAAGAAAAAGTTAGGTTTTGATTTTCATGTGAATATATTATCTGGTGTAGAAGAAGCTAGGTTAATTTATCTTGGGGTACTTCAATTTCTGCCTATTTATGATAAAAGGGTTTTAACATTGGATATTGGAGGTGGGTCTACTGAATTTGTTGTTGGAAATTATGGTAGGGTTCTTTTTGCTGATTCAATAAGATTAGGTCATTTGACATTGACCCAGAAATTTGGGGAGAATGATTTAGTTGGATTGAAGGGTTATATTCGTGAGGTCATTGAAGCATCTGGGTTGGTTGGGAAGGTTAAAAATTTGGGTTTTGAGGTTGCAGTTGGATCATCTGGGACGATTTTGGCAATTGAGAAGGCGATATGGAGTGATTATGGAAGTGGTGGCGAAAAGAGGGAGGTTTTGAAGAATTGTGGACGGAGCAGGAGGAAGAATTGGTGGTTTAGTTGGGAAGAATTGAAGGGTCTTGTAGAGGGACTGTGTGGGGTTAGGGCTAGGTTTAGTCAAAATGAGAAAGCTAAGAGAGATGAGTTTTTTGGTAAAAGGTCTGAGTTCATTGTGGCGGGAGCGGTCCTTTTGGATGAAATACTAGAGTTGTTTGGGATCAATGAGATGATGGTTTCTGGTTACGCATTGGGCGAGGGTGTGGTGGCAGAAAATGTTTCGGAGGATTGTCTGGGCTCTAATTTGTATGTCAATGAGGCATGGAAATCCGTTAAGAGGCTTGCCATGAGGTTTAATGGAAAAGATAGGATGAAAAATTGTGCAGAGTGTTTGGCTATTGCTAAG GTGATATTTAGAGGTTTGAGGAAGAACAAGAAGTTTGTAGACGATCGTTTTGCTGTTGATATTTGTCTGAATGATAAGGATCTCGAGTATCTTGAAGCTGCTTGCATGCTTCACAATGTTGGTCTCTATTTTGGGAAAAAGGGCTACCATAAGCGATCCTATAGTATTGTCATG GAACAGAGTGAACTTGATGGTTACTCTATTGTGGAGAATCAG CTCAACTTGCTAGATATCACCGAAAGAAGTTCCCTAACATTGAATTGA
- the LOC130828114 gene encoding uncharacterized protein LOC130828114 isoform X5 has product MAMAFESRNLFAAIDMGTNSFKLQIIHFEPTVSKLTTLQTHSEAVGLGRNPLSSSQPLISPDSQFRAIEVLLKFQSILRSQNVTRIRVVGTSAIREASNRDIFLNEVKKKLGFDFHVNILSGVEEARLIYLGVLQFLPIYDKRVLTLDIGGGSTEFVVGNYGRVLFADSIRLGHLTLTQKFGENDLVGLKGYIREVIEASGLVGKVKNLGFEVAVGSSGTILAIEKAIWSDYGSGGEKREVLKNCGRSRRKNWWFSWEELKGLVEGLCGVRARFSQNEKAKRDEFFGKRSEFIVAGAVLLDEILELFGINEMMVSGYALGEGVVAENVSEDCLGSNLYVNEAWKSVKRLAMRFNGKDRMKNCAECLAIAKVIFRGLRKNKKFVDDRFAVDICLNDKDLEYLEAACMLHNVGLYFGKKGYHKRSYSIVMEQSELDGYSIVENQISPKEVP; this is encoded by the exons ATGGCGATGGCATTTGAATCCAGAAACCTATTTGCAGCCATTGACATGGGAACAAACTCCTTCAAACTTCAAATTATCCACTTCGAACCTACCGTATCTAAACTCACCACTCTCCAAACCCATTCTGAAGCTGTCGGGTTAGGGCGTAATCCATTGTCATCATCACAACCATTAATATCTCCTGATTCCCAGTTCCGGGCAATTGAAGTGCTATTGAAATTTCAGTCAATTTTGCGATCACAGAATGTGACTCGAATCAGGGTAGTTGGTACATCAGCCATTAGAGAGGCTAGCAATAGGGATATCTTTTTAAATGAGGTGAAGAAAAAGTTAGGTTTTGATTTTCATGTGAATATATTATCTGGTGTAGAAGAAGCTAGGTTAATTTATCTTGGGGTACTTCAATTTCTGCCTATTTATGATAAAAGGGTTTTAACATTGGATATTGGAGGTGGGTCTACTGAATTTGTTGTTGGAAATTATGGTAGGGTTCTTTTTGCTGATTCAATAAGATTAGGTCATTTGACATTGACCCAGAAATTTGGGGAGAATGATTTAGTTGGATTGAAGGGTTATATTCGTGAGGTCATTGAAGCATCTGGGTTGGTTGGGAAGGTTAAAAATTTGGGTTTTGAGGTTGCAGTTGGATCATCTGGGACGATTTTGGCAATTGAGAAGGCGATATGGAGTGATTATGGAAGTGGTGGCGAAAAGAGGGAGGTTTTGAAGAATTGTGGACGGAGCAGGAGGAAGAATTGGTGGTTTAGTTGGGAAGAATTGAAGGGTCTTGTAGAGGGACTGTGTGGGGTTAGGGCTAGGTTTAGTCAAAATGAGAAAGCTAAGAGAGATGAGTTTTTTGGTAAAAGGTCTGAGTTCATTGTGGCGGGAGCGGTCCTTTTGGATGAAATACTAGAGTTGTTTGGGATCAATGAGATGATGGTTTCTGGTTACGCATTGGGCGAGGGTGTGGTGGCAGAAAATGTTTCGGAGGATTGTCTGGGCTCTAATTTGTATGTCAATGAGGCATGGAAATCCGTTAAGAGGCTTGCCATGAGGTTTAATGGAAAAGATAGGATGAAAAATTGTGCAGAGTGTTTGGCTATTGCTAAG GTGATATTTAGAGGTTTGAGGAAGAACAAGAAGTTTGTAGACGATCGTTTTGCTGTTGATATTTGTCTGAATGATAAGGATCTCGAGTATCTTGAAGCTGCTTGCATGCTTCACAATGTTGGTCTCTATTTTGGGAAAAAGGGCTACCATAAGCGATCCTATAGTATTGTCATG GAACAGAGTGAACTTGATGGTTACTCTATTGTGGAGAATCAG ATATCACCGAAAGAAGTTCCCTAA